The following are encoded together in the Corticium candelabrum chromosome 1, ooCorCand1.1, whole genome shotgun sequence genome:
- the LOC134180229 gene encoding sedoheptulokinase-like, translating into MAVVLGVDIGTTSVKTVLVNYESGAIIASQSEETKAYTKSGALHTAAAEQAVSFIFRAIDRAIKRLPRDTVSHVKAIGVCGQMHGCMLWKRNCIDLLLEKLTTFDRMVDCLTDDNVSHLITWEDGRCNTEFLRSLPPSQSGRRIAKGYGCSTLFWMQKHQSDVTKKYDCSATIQDFLVSILCKLTVPIMSYHNAHSWGYFSQAECTWEEDILRDCEFPVHLLPAVVPPGSVAGMTVNRWYGISPGVPVLAALGDMQCSVQAAMETVTDAVLNIGTSAQLSYQLALPIPTRCVETVEYQPFMMNRSLVVAASLNGGNVLMKFVSLLQNWVSELGLECPTVDTIYSRLLEGGEMLSTLKISPLLYGERHCPSVLGSVANISPHSPSLGETFTALCDGLIANIAGMLSNETLRNAGILRVIGTGSALVKNPILQAAVKRHFDFPLVIRSSSDAAIGAAQYAIETLRSSKHSKK; encoded by the exons ATGGCAGTCGTTCTCGGAGTGGACATCGGTACAACTTCTGTAAAGACAGTGCTGGTTAATTATGAGAGTGGTGCAATAATCGCTTCTCAATCAGAAGAAACGAAAGCTTACACGAAATCAGGTGCACTGCATACTGCGGCTGCAGAGCAGGCAGTTTCTTTCATTTTTAGGGCAATAGATAGAGCGATCAAAAGGTTACCGAGAGATACAGTAAGCCATGTTAAAGCTATTGGTGTATGCGGTCAGATGCATGGTTGTATGCTATGGAAGAGAAACTGCATAGATCTATTACTAGAGAAGCTGACAACGTTTGATAGAATGGTAGACTGCTTGACTGACGACAACGTCAGCCATCTGATCACTTGGGAAGACGGTAGATGCAACACAGAATTTTTAAGGTCACTACCACCCTCACAATCTGGCAGAAGAATTGCAAAAGGTTATGGATGTTCGACTCTATTCTGGATGCAGAAGCATCAGAGTGATGTTACAAAAAAGTATGATTGCTCAGCAACAATACAAGATTTCTTGGTTTCCATTCTTTGCAAACTGACTGTTCCAATCATGTCATATCATAATGCCCACAGTTGGGGATATTTTAGCCAAGCAGAATGCACATGGGAAGAAGACAT TCTACGTGACTGTGAGTTTCCTGTTCACTTGTTACCGGCAGTTGTTCCACCTGGCTCTGTTGCTGGGATGACCGTGAATAGATGGTATGGTATTTCTCCAGGTGTTCCCGTGCTTGCGGCATTGGGTGACATGCAGTGCTCAGTACAGGCTGCAATGGAAACGGTCACTGATGCTGTGCTAAATATAGGCACCTCTGCTCAACTGTCATACCAGTTGGCACTTCCTATACCGACTAGATGTGTTGAAACTGTAGAGTATCAACCATTTATGATGAACCGAAGTCTTGTCGTTGCAGCATCTCTGAATGGTGGGAATGTCTTGATgaaatttgtttctttgctacAGAACTGGGTGTCAGAACTTGGTTTGGAGTGTCCTACTGTAGATACGATTTACTCGAGGCTTTTGGAAGGGGGAGAAATGCTATCAACACTGAAGATTTCTCCTCTACTATATGGTGAACGACACTGTCCTAGTGTACTTGGTTCAGTTGCAAATATTTCACCACATTCACCATCACTGGGAGAAACATTTACAGCATTATGTGATGGATTGATTGCAAACATTGCAGGAATGCTAAGTAATGAAACACTGAGGAATGCAGGAATACTGCGAGTTATTGGAACTGGGAGTGCTTTAGTGAAAAATCCCATTTTACAGGCAGCTGTTAAAAGACACTTTGATTTTCCACTTGTCATCCGGTCAAGTTCTGATGCAGCAATTGGAGCTGCTCAATATGCTATTGAGACATTGAGAAGCTCAAAGCATagcaaaaaataa
- the LOC134176628 gene encoding zinc finger MYM-type protein 1-like, whose translation MGSLVRNKICEEVRNSGHFTLMGDETRDISKKEQVSIVVRYVKASAVYERVQAQIRKLCPQAIYMHCFAHRLNLVLVDCSKNVEFVSEFFSVYQMLYLFLSSSAVLPVFEEVQRVAVLQSLKEIVATLEDLTENDRDSKRRVKAGGLLTHVRTFRFIFILVLLVKGLSITKGLSDQLQDDSLDLAAAAELVDSVLSSIRSSRSDKEWERTWKASVDLAERLGIAVVDVRRKGKKRNSQRLLTDMVVLDTTGRRDVAGDDSTEEMKKPLLNIIIEHMSTILLLIHG comes from the exons ATGGGATCACTCGTGCGAAACAAGATCTGTGAAGAAGTGAGAAACAGTGGACACTTTACTTTGATGGGAGATGAAACACGAGATATTAGCAAGAAGGAGCAGGTTTCAATTGTTGTGAGATATGTCAAGGCCTCTGCAGTGTATGAAA GGGTTCAAGCACAGATTCGGAAGTTATGTCCTCAAGCCATTTACATGCATTGCTTCGCACATAGGTTAAACCTAGTTCTTGTGGACTGCTCGAAGAACGTGGAATTCGTCAGCGAATTCTTCTCTGTTTATCAAATGCTCTACCTGTTTTTGTCATCTTCTGCTGTTCTGCCTGTGTTTGAGGAAGTCCAGAGGGTGGCAG TTCTGCAATCACTCAAAGAAATAGTTGCTACTTTAGAGGATCTTACTGAGAACGACAGAGACAGTAAGCGAAGAGTCAAAGCAGGAGGTCTCTTGACACATGTCAGGACCTTCAGGTTTATATTCATATTGGTTTTACTCGTCAAGGGACTTTCAATAACCAAAGGACTGTCAGATCAATTGCAAGATGACTCACTTGATCTAGCAGCTGCAGCGGAACTTGTTGACTCTGTCCTGTCATCTATTCGTAGCAGCAGAAGTGACAAAGAGTGGGAGAGAACTTGGAAGGCTTCTGTTGATTTGGCTGAGCGTTTGGGGATTGCTGTTGTAGATGTACGTCGCAAGGGTAAGAAACGAAACTCTCAACGACTACTTACCGATATGGTAGTGTTGGATACAACAGGAAGAAGAGATGTAGCCGGAGACGATTCAACTGAAGAAATGAAGAAGCCACTACTAAACATTATTATCGAGCACATGTCTACAATCCTGTTATTGATTCATGGGTAG